Proteins encoded within one genomic window of Parolsenella massiliensis:
- the rpmF gene encoding 50S ribosomal protein L32 has protein sequence MAVPKQKKGRGATHTRRSANSKLEMPARSTCPQCGAVKLPHRVCPSCGYYKGREVIVTE, from the coding sequence ATGGCAGTACCCAAGCAGAAGAAGGGCCGCGGCGCGACCCACACCCGTCGCTCGGCCAACAGCAAGCTCGAGATGCCGGCTCGTTCCACGTGCCCGCAGTGCGGCGCTGTTAAGCTCCCACACCGTGTGTGCCCGAGCTGTGGCTACTACAAGGGCCGCGAGGTCATCGTCACCGAGTAG
- a CDS encoding DUF177 domain-containing protein: MDPIIISVDERLEGAGSVLPVAGHIDEDSYSLGDHDFRLPSGIDYDLVLTNAGEGILASGIVRAHVLGTCDRCLEDAEFDIASEVDEYFLFEAPAEQDLSDDEDEVDFSLVSEDHTIDLAEPIMAAIVMETPFVVLCREDCKGLCPHCGANLNEGDCGCAEKMASVDAAAGPFAALAGLRLDDESGDSAQD; encoded by the coding sequence ATGGATCCCATCATCATCTCGGTAGACGAGCGCCTCGAGGGCGCCGGTTCGGTTCTTCCGGTCGCCGGCCACATCGACGAGGACTCCTACTCCCTCGGAGACCACGACTTCCGTCTGCCGTCGGGCATCGACTACGACCTGGTACTCACGAACGCCGGCGAGGGGATCCTTGCCTCGGGCATCGTTCGCGCCCACGTGCTTGGCACGTGCGACCGCTGCCTGGAGGACGCCGAGTTCGACATCGCCTCAGAGGTAGACGAGTACTTCCTGTTCGAGGCCCCGGCCGAGCAGGACCTCTCCGATGACGAGGACGAGGTGGACTTCTCGCTCGTGAGCGAGGACCACACCATCGACCTGGCCGAGCCCATCATGGCCGCCATCGTCATGGAGACGCCGTTCGTCGTGCTGTGCCGCGAGGACTGCAAGGGCCTGTGCCCGCACTGCGGAGCCAACCTCAACGAGGGAGACTGCGGCTGTGCCGAGAAGATGGCCTCGGTGGACGCCGCAGCCGGTCCGTTCGCGGCGCTTGCGGGCCTTCGTCTCGATGACGAGAGCGGAGACTCTGCGCAGGATTAG
- a CDS encoding ATPase, with product MQPGEEVNALCDELEEILNEGKKPLMGGSGSNPKIVDADAIYDILDEIRRVFPEEFNAARRVMKEEDEILARAHQTADSIVADAQQQAMILAGDQEVVRLANQQAEEIRDQASQYERDLRYHINDYAEGVLTGIEDNLKSVIGQLERSRQALDDGSSSRR from the coding sequence ATGCAGCCAGGTGAAGAGGTCAACGCCCTGTGCGACGAGCTCGAGGAGATTCTCAACGAGGGCAAGAAGCCCCTCATGGGCGGCTCGGGCAGCAACCCCAAGATCGTTGACGCCGACGCCATCTATGACATTCTCGACGAGATCCGCCGCGTCTTCCCCGAGGAGTTCAACGCCGCTCGTCGCGTCATGAAGGAGGAGGACGAGATTCTCGCCCGCGCCCACCAGACGGCAGACTCCATCGTGGCAGACGCCCAGCAGCAGGCCATGATCCTCGCCGGCGACCAGGAGGTCGTCCGCCTCGCCAACCAGCAGGCCGAGGAGATTCGCGATCAGGCCTCCCAGTACGAACGTGACCTGCGCTATCACATCAACGACTACGCCGAGGGCGTGCTCACCGGCATCGAGGACAACCTCAAGAGCGTTATCGGCCAGCTCGAGCGCAGCCGCCAGGCGCTCGACGACGGCTCCTCGTCTCGCAGGTAG